Proteins from one Mycolicibacter virginiensis genomic window:
- the acnA gene encoding aconitate hydratase AcnA → MRTRSRGVEVTSKDSVNSFGARATLTVGDQDYEIYRLDAVPGTEKLPYSLKVLAENLLRTEDGANITKDHINAIANWDPNAEPSIEIQFTPARVIMQDFTGVPCVVDLATMREAVTALGGDPNKVNPLSPAEMVIDHSVILDVFGTSDAFERNVELEYQRNAERYQFLRWGQGAFDDFKVVPPGTGIVHQVNIEYLARTVMVRDGKAYPDTCVGTDSHTTMQNGLGVLGWGVGGIEAEAAMLGQPVSMLIPRVVGFKLTGEIQPGVTATDVVLTVTDMLRKHGVVGKFVEFYGKGVAEVPLANRATLGNMSPEFGSTCAIFPIDEETINYLRLTGRTDEQLALVEAYAKVQGMWHNPDHEPAFSEYLELDLSTVVPSIAGPKRPQDRILLSESKIAFRKDIHNYVEEQHPTPETKLDEAIEESFPASDPVSLSFADDGAVDVQSAANGADGRPSKPVRVKGERGEFILDHGAVAVAGITSCTNTSNPSVMIGAALLARNAVEKGLSSKPWVKTNMAPGSQVVTDYYEKAGLWPYLEKLGFYLGGYGCTTCIGNTGPLPEEISKAVNEEDLTVTAVLSGNRNFEGRISPDVKMNYLASPPLVIAYALAGTMDFDFETDSLGKDTQGNDVFLRDIWPSAQEIDDTIKSAINQDMFRKSYADVFKGDENWRNLPTPDGDTFAWDEASTYVRKAPYFDGMGMEPEPVSDIKGARVMALLGDSVTTDHISPAGPIKPGTPAADYLDAHGVERKDYNSLGSRRGNHEVMVRGTFANIRLQNRVLDTIGLEGTQGGYTRDFTQDGGPKEFIYNACMNYQKAGIPLVVLGGKEYGSGSSRDWAAKGTTLLGVKAVITESFERIHRSNLIGMGVIPLQFPAGETAKTLGLDGTETFDIVGIEELNTGKTPKTVKVTATKENGDKVEFDAVVRIDTPGEADYYRNGGILQYVLRNMLKSSATA, encoded by the coding sequence ATGAGAACTCGATCTCGGGGAGTTGAAGTGACCAGCAAAGATTCGGTGAATTCGTTCGGAGCCCGCGCCACCCTGACCGTGGGTGATCAGGACTATGAGATCTACCGCCTCGACGCCGTCCCCGGCACCGAGAAGCTCCCCTACAGCCTCAAGGTGCTGGCCGAGAACCTGCTGCGCACCGAGGACGGCGCCAACATCACCAAAGATCACATCAACGCGATCGCCAACTGGGACCCGAACGCCGAGCCGAGCATCGAGATCCAGTTCACCCCGGCTCGGGTGATCATGCAGGACTTCACCGGTGTGCCCTGTGTCGTGGACCTGGCCACCATGCGTGAGGCCGTCACCGCCCTGGGCGGCGACCCGAACAAGGTCAACCCGCTCTCGCCCGCCGAGATGGTCATCGACCACTCCGTGATCCTCGACGTCTTCGGCACCTCGGACGCCTTCGAGCGCAACGTCGAGCTGGAGTACCAGCGCAATGCCGAGCGCTACCAGTTCCTGCGTTGGGGCCAAGGCGCTTTCGACGACTTCAAGGTCGTCCCCCCGGGCACCGGCATCGTGCACCAGGTCAACATCGAGTACCTAGCCCGCACCGTGATGGTGCGTGACGGGAAGGCCTACCCCGACACCTGCGTCGGCACCGACAGCCACACCACCATGCAGAACGGCCTGGGCGTGCTGGGCTGGGGCGTCGGCGGTATCGAGGCCGAGGCCGCCATGCTGGGCCAGCCGGTGTCGATGCTGATCCCCCGCGTCGTCGGCTTCAAGCTGACCGGCGAGATCCAGCCGGGCGTCACCGCCACCGACGTGGTGCTCACCGTTACCGACATGCTGCGCAAGCACGGCGTGGTCGGCAAGTTCGTCGAGTTCTACGGCAAGGGCGTCGCCGAGGTGCCGCTGGCCAACCGCGCCACGCTGGGCAACATGAGCCCCGAGTTCGGCTCGACCTGTGCGATCTTCCCGATCGACGAAGAGACCATCAACTACCTGCGCCTTACCGGCCGCACCGACGAGCAGCTCGCGCTGGTCGAGGCCTACGCCAAGGTTCAAGGTATGTGGCACAACCCGGACCACGAGCCGGCCTTCTCCGAGTACCTGGAGCTGGACCTGTCCACCGTGGTCCCCTCGATCGCCGGACCGAAGCGTCCGCAGGACCGGATCCTGTTGTCGGAGAGCAAGATCGCCTTCCGCAAGGACATCCACAACTACGTCGAAGAGCAGCACCCGACGCCGGAGACCAAGCTCGATGAAGCCATCGAGGAATCCTTCCCGGCCTCCGACCCGGTCTCGCTGTCCTTCGCCGACGACGGTGCGGTGGACGTGCAGTCGGCTGCCAACGGCGCCGACGGCCGGCCGAGCAAGCCGGTCCGGGTCAAGGGCGAGCGCGGCGAGTTCATCCTCGATCATGGCGCCGTCGCGGTCGCGGGTATCACCTCGTGCACCAACACCTCCAACCCGTCGGTGATGATCGGCGCGGCCCTGCTGGCCCGCAACGCCGTCGAGAAGGGCTTGTCCTCCAAGCCGTGGGTCAAGACCAACATGGCCCCGGGCTCGCAGGTCGTCACCGACTACTACGAGAAGGCCGGCCTGTGGCCCTACCTGGAGAAGCTCGGCTTCTACCTGGGCGGTTACGGCTGCACCACGTGCATCGGTAACACCGGCCCGCTGCCCGAGGAGATCTCCAAGGCGGTCAACGAGGAAGACCTGACCGTCACCGCGGTGCTGTCGGGTAACCGTAACTTCGAGGGCCGTATCTCCCCCGACGTCAAGATGAACTACCTGGCCTCCCCGCCGCTGGTCATCGCCTACGCCCTGGCCGGCACCATGGACTTCGACTTCGAGACCGATTCGCTGGGCAAGGACACCCAAGGTAACGACGTCTTCCTGCGCGACATCTGGCCGTCGGCCCAGGAGATCGACGACACCATCAAGTCCGCGATCAACCAGGACATGTTCCGCAAGTCCTACGCCGACGTGTTCAAGGGCGACGAGAACTGGCGTAACCTGCCGACCCCGGACGGTGACACCTTCGCTTGGGACGAGGCGTCGACCTACGTGCGCAAGGCCCCCTACTTCGACGGCATGGGCATGGAGCCCGAGCCGGTCTCCGACATCAAGGGCGCTCGGGTGATGGCGCTGCTGGGCGACTCGGTCACCACCGACCACATCAGCCCGGCCGGCCCGATCAAGCCCGGCACCCCGGCGGCGGACTACCTGGACGCCCACGGTGTGGAGCGCAAGGACTACAACTCGCTGGGCAGCCGCCGCGGCAACCACGAGGTCATGGTCCGCGGCACCTTCGCCAACATCCGCCTGCAGAACCGGGTGCTCGACACCATCGGCCTGGAGGGCACCCAGGGTGGCTACACCCGGGACTTCACCCAGGACGGTGGCCCGAAGGAGTTCATCTACAACGCCTGCATGAACTACCAGAAGGCCGGCATCCCGCTGGTGGTGCTGGGCGGCAAGGAGTACGGCTCCGGCAGCTCGCGTGACTGGGCGGCCAAGGGCACCACGCTGCTGGGCGTCAAGGCGGTCATCACCGAATCCTTCGAGCGCATCCACCGCTCGAACCTGATCGGCATGGGCGTGATCCCGCTGCAGTTCCCGGCCGGTGAGACCGCCAAGACGCTGGGCCTGGACGGCACCGAGACCTTCGACATCGTCGGTATCGAAGAGCTCAACACCGGCAAGACGCCGAAGACGGTCAAGGTCACCGCCACCAAGGAGAATGGTGACAAGGTCGAGTTCGACGCGGTGGTGCGCATCGACACCCCCGGTGAGGCCGAC